The stretch of DNA TCCAACGGTAGTGGTCCTACGTACCGTAAAATGGCCTCACGTGGAGCGCTCCCGTCTACTGTGACACGACAGTGGCGGCCGATAGCCGCCGTTAATTGCTCTCGGGCATATGCTTCGTCCTGCTTTGCCAGCGCAGCGCGCTGGCTCTGCTGTGCAGCATTAAACCTACCATAGCCGTGAGCCATCTTCCATCGTAATACGGATTGATCCCTTCGCAAATAATCCTCCTCGCTAATTACTTCCATTGAGGGGATTCCTTCCGCTTGCGTGGCCAGCTGGTTAGAGATTGATTGGGCATTAGAGTCTGTAACAACCACAATAAGCTCCTCCTCTCCTTTTAGGAAGTTGgcatcttcatcctcattTGAATAGGCACCCCCCTTTTTAGTACTATATATCTCCTTGTTGTCGTACTGTCTTTTCACAACTATTTCCATATCCTCTGGTTCCACTCCGGTAACATGGTACAATCGGTCCTTGAACTGCCTTAATTTAAGCGAATTTGGTAATTCCTTTTCTGTACGGACCAATTCACTCTCTATGACAACTCTAACCATAGTTTTGCcatgtaatttttttttctatctCTTTATTTGAATTCGTTGCTCTATGTTCTTGTCGCTTGTCTTCTTCAACTGCCGTTTCCCTGCGAGCCGGAAAAAAGTACTGTTCTTTCGAACAAAGGCGAAAAAAGCTGTAGCTGAAAACAGACAACTGGGAAACGACAATTAAGAATACGCATGTACGTGTATACTACTAcagtaaaaaagaaagttatTTGAGAGCAGCACTTTGTTTACTACACAGAACATTAACCAAAAAAACATGCATCAGCAACACTCCGTATGTTTCacttcttattttcttccgtGGCAATAACCTTCCTTTTGACTTATTTATACTAACATTATAATAACTatgtttcctttttgaactAAGAAATCAGAGAACAAACCACAACagcaaaggaaaaaattcgAAGGCCCTAAAAGAGAAGCTATTCTGGATTTAGCGAAGTATAAAGATTCTAAAATTCGCGTCAAATTAATGGGTGGTAAATTAGTTATAGGTGTCCTAAAAGGCTATGATCAACTGATGAACTTGGTACTTGATGATACAGTAGAATATATGTCTAATcctgatgatgaaaacaacACTGAACTGATTTCTAAAAACGCAAGAAAGCTAGGTTTGACCGTCATAAGAGGTACTATTTTGGTCTCTTTAAGTTCCGCCGAAGGTTCTGATGTACTATATATGCAAAAATAGGtttaataatataatcTCATATAAACTCCCTTCCTTACagttgaaaacaaaatcaaatcaCGGTATGGCATTTCTTTACATATTCTCAATACCTGACTGACATAGTATGCGCTACATAGTTTTGtcctattttttttacacCGCGATTTGAAGTCTAAAGCCAGAGAATGAGGAAAAACGAAACAAACTGAGATCATTTGTATAAGGGGAGTCACTGTACAGCTGCCAATACCAATTTTCCTTCTGccaaatcaaaaaagtaTCCGCATACACATACACCCCTCCCTCTACAATCTTAATTATTTACTGATTCCTTTCGTATTTGTCCAGTATGAGCAATACTAAGCATACCACTTCTCATCACATGGAACTCAAAAGGATCATTATCCTTACACTTTTATTCATACTCATAATGTTGATATTTCGAAACTCAGTGTCCTTCAAAATGACATTTCAAGAACTACTGCCACgattttacaaaaagaattcaaaCTCAGttagtaataataacagGCCCTCATCTATTTTCTCGGAAAACTTGgtggattttgatgatgTTAACATGGTCGATAAGACCAGactgtttatttttttatttttcagtttcatcaTTACTATACCGTTTATGGTATAAATTAGAAAAGTTAAAGCAGCATGTTttcatttgaaacaaataCTAATGCAATAATAGGTACACCATCTACTACATAATTAATTGATAGTTTCCTTTTCCGTTAAGTGCATGCATAGGACGCCCATAATTTTTTAAGTTAAAAAAGCATGTATTTACCTATTCGGGAAATTTACATGACATGGATGCCATAAGgaacgaaaatgaaacatGCATGTCagaggaaaaagaacaaagcGAGAGGAAAAAGCTGTTGCATTACCACGTAattttgtatataaatatctGATAAATAACCATTTTATTTCCATCCACTTCTTCTGTCGTTCATCCGTTCATTGACATCACTAGAGACACCAGCGAGCTATCATCTTCATACAACAATAACTACCAACCTTAATGCAACCGATCACCACTGCTTCCACACAAGCCACTCAGAAGGATAAATCctctgaaaagaaagacaaCTATATAATCAAGGGCCTCTTCTGGGATCCCGCCTGTGTTATCGCTTAATTTTTGACGACAACCAAGAGGTCAAATCAATATCTACCCTTTCATTTATTACGTGTTGCTGGCAAACTAATTTATTCCAATTCTCTCATCATTAGCTCACCCTTTCCATACTTTTTCATACTTTTATACATATGTATTTGTAGTTATCACTTtaacagattttttcatgtttttcttttctgaTACGCCTTTCCCTCCGCAGGAAATGAAAGATGAACCACCCATTACattcgattttttttttaattatatttttgacTATTATTTAATCATTAAAAACACATATATTTCATAAATTCGTAAGGTCGTTAGTTCTATCgtaaaagtgaaaaagttttgagccagttttcaaaaacccGCAGGATCCCACTATGTATGGCTTTAAATAATGGTTTTTCACGTGCATCAAGTCCGTACTATCTTCACCACTATAAACTCTTATAGGTGGATTATTCGTTTCGAATGCTGGTGGCAGTGCCGGTTTGAAAATAATCTTACCTACCCATGGGTGGTCTTCCGTTAACGGTTTGATGCATCTTAATGAGTCTTTGATATATCTTTTCCTTGAAACTAGTTGTGTCGCCGGTGCCCACTTCGAATCGTTACTGGATTGATTCTTATTTCCACATTTTAGTGACAATTTCTTTGGAAAATCATGATTTAAACAACCAGTCACGGAAAAGCTTTTCGTACTGAATATTGTACCGTACTCAACGTCCGCATTCTCATAGCGAGATTCTCTTTCATCCAAATATACCAATCTATTGATGTCATCATCCTCAACATAtccatcttcatcatcctcttcGTAATTAGCAtcgtcttcgtcttcgtcatcatcttcatctccATTTACATCTTCATTGCCACGGTTTAACTTTTCTTCACGATTCGTACGCTCAGCAGAATTCGAAATAGTTGACCTTCCTGTTCCCTCGTATACCGgttcaaaattattaattttCAACACTGACCGATCACAGCGCAAAGGATCTATAGGGTTGGAATTCGATCTACTTCTGAAGTTTTCATGGATGGATGTTTGTGCCGTTAAAACAGAATGTGCTGTGGGAGAAAAAGTGGAAGATAGAACAGAAGTATTGGTATTAGTAGTACTACCATTGTCAtcgatttcttcttgaacACTATTCAGTTCCTTCGATCTCATTTTTTGTCCAATGTCCATATTAGAGTTTTTTCTCGAACTGGAATCtgttttaaagaaatttcttaGTTTTGATGTAAATAAGCCACAAAAATCAGTTTGAGAACTCTCCCCTGCCAATGAACCAGAGTCATTGGGCCCATTGGAGTCATGACTCGCATCGGATACAGAGGGAGGTAGCAAGCTTAAACTTCTTGATCTTGATTTGTTTGTCGGACGTTCGTTGCCGGTGGCCACTTTTGTTACAACAGAAGAGGTGTGTGATCTTCTTAAAAGTAAAGAGTGGGAGCGAGAATCATTTCTATCACTATTTTGTCTGctcttgtttttgtttttgttcttATTGTGTTGCTTAAATCTTCTTGCCCTCGGATGTCTCCTTCTGGGAACGCTTCTATAGGTGGGCATTTCCCTCAATTCCAGATCCAAGGACAGGGATATACCCATGTTCAAATACATAGCCCAATAGATCAATTCGTCTACATGAGAAAACTGCACTAGAAACTGTTGTCCCTCACAACGCATTCTTAAAACAAAATCTCTAGAGGAATAATCTATAGGCAGACCAACTTTGGCACATTGCAGGGAGTAACTCTTAAAGAGGCGCTCATCTGATAAAAATTTGTGCTCGTCTCGTGCTATTTCCCCGCATATCCTTTCCTTGTCATATTTATCGAATTGGTAAGTGGATTTCGTCGTGAACGCATTTAATAACGACCGAGCCGAATGATGGCGATCGCTAGCAGTTTTGGAATGGTGGGAATGGTCAAACATGTCACCACCACGATAGTTTTTAATATGCCTGGTTAATGAATCGTCAATAGAATAAAAGTTTATCTGCGTAGAGtttatttgaagaataaagTTGTTCCATAATCGAGAAGAAGCATTTTCAAAGGGCGATAGTTTTTCCATCTTCATAGAAACCACAGTATAGTGTTCTACAGACGGTGTATAACTGGGAGGTTTCACAGAAGTGAGGCACGGACGACAATGCTCATATATAGGGTACCTAATGACTTTAGACGGATTCGCAAAATCATAACACGGAGGTTCCACTGGGTACGGATCTATGCAGTAAAGCACGTTTTTGTCAGCAACATCAACATCTACTCCGGATTGTGGCTCCACTATTTCGTTCATGATGTTTGTGTTAATGTCTGTTATGCTATCGATATGGTTAAAAGTCACTTTCGGAAGCGGAGAATCCAGAATAGAATTACTAGTAGTACTGGAACAAAGAAACTCGTCGCCCATGGATATGGATGAGGCTGTCTGTGAAAGCTTCAGCCCCGTACTATCCATACCGTCGTGGTCTATTGTCATTTCAAAGATGCTGGAGGACATTTTCTGAATAGGTCCGTTTATCTCTTCTGCTGTCTGCGAAAACAACGTAAAAAAATAGTGCTTAGTGTTACTGCCTGTGTAACAACTAGTGCCAAAGTTACAAAGAAACTTCACTAACAGTTTTTGCAATTTACCAAGAAAGCAccaacaaaataaataaatagcATGCCTGTATATATTACGAAAAGTCCTTCAACTACGTCTTCCACTTGCTCTATCCCTTGGCGGAAAACAGAATACATGCAAATTTtagagaatttttcaagatgcCTGCCCCCCACATTTTCTTACTTGATCAAGAGCAGATCTGTTCCTTTGCGCAGGGGGTTGCATGGGGGAGAAACTGGCCGGAAGCAGCCGAAAGAAAGTTCGCAAAAAGATAATGGGGACAGTATTAGAGAAAACGGCGTGGAGGGGTATGGAGGAAACAGTTAGCATAGGTAACGAAAAACCGCAGCAAAATaattctctctttttttcttttgactTAGTTGTGGGACCCGGATCATTCGGTACTGCATCTTATTCCCGTGCCAAGGTCTCTGGGTGTTGCTGATTTCCGGGTATCCAGAGCTCTATCTGCTTCCGTACCCAGTGAGTGAgctaaaataaaaaagggGCCTCGGCGGAATTTGAATTCGGGTTACGTTTCCCACGGAGCCCCGGATAGAAAAGATTAGTTTCAGGTACATGTGTCAAATGAGGATAAATCTCAAACACCCATGTACCGAAAATCGATGTGTTGGTTATATTACAAGGTTGGAATAGACCACGGTGATAAGACGTGGAATTTTTGACTGACCATGCGACTCTGAAGGTGTTAACCGGAGGAATTCACGTAATTTACATCTCAAGAACAGCAGAACAAAGATCGAGTATATGATGAAATTTCGTTTTACATGAATAAAGTCATATTTTAACTCACTGTGCACGGATTAAGGGCTGTGATTTAGTGGGACGAGTGGTTCTACACTACTCAAGAAGTCACGCTGTCATTTGATGGAATTACAGTGCTTATTAGGAGCCGTGTAGCTTAGTGTGAATTGATGGAAGCTTTCGAGTTTCATAGAACATATCTGGTGAATGTATATGAGTTTTTCATTCCTTTTACGAGACGCAACTTTCCGCGGTTACGGAACTGTTGTTTTGTTTTAcatcttttcatttttcatacATTTTATTGAGGCGTAGAAATGAAATGGGTAGAGCGGCACATGGATGTAACAATCTCCATTATTCACGTCGAGCCGATACCCGCTTCTGTTGACGCTCTGTTAAGCATAGAACCTACGAGATTTGTGCTAAAGGACGTTGGCaaggaagaaaactatTGTTGATGACAGGATTTATAGCagtaaatatttttttcttttttgcgAAATTATGTACGTTTCTCATCCAAGAAGAATCCTGTTAATATTTAAATTTCTGCTAGTCATTATCATATTGCAATGGCTTTTATTAGTGAAAGCCACTGTCAACAGTAACTGAGCTACTCCCTCCAATGTTGTCTAACTCTATGCTCTTTTTGGCGTCTGAATGAGCCATAACGAGGGAAATAACTGTATCAGGAATACTAACAGAATACAGATTGGATGCACTGGTGCTGGtgagttttctttttctgatATTATTGGATAATATTTTCAGCTATAGACTATCATCATTCAGCATTGGTCACGCTAAAATATACGTTCCATGCATACGTGATAGCCTACTCGGTTGTCAACTTCATTTTATAGGCTGCCTGGTCACCGATTACCGCCCCGCTCAGCAGGACGGTTTAAGCTTCTGTTCTTGGAAACGACGTAATTCATGTCGGCCATCGAAATCATTCCTGGCTTTGTAATAGTCATAATGAACAAGGAATGCTGTCTTGggtttttttccctttgCGAATACCCGGGCTGCcaaaatagaaaaggaacaaaTGGTAGGTCTTTAAGATAAGAAAGATAAGATAAgacatcttttttttttttttttttttttttttttttttccgataacaaagaagaatccTTCGGTCTCTTCTTACTGCTGTTACTGCTTATCAAGAGTGTCTGGTAATAGTCAAAGCCAGATAAGATAAGAAATGTAAAATCGACTATTTCCCTCGTAAAAAGCTTCAATTGCTCACGCATCGACGAATACTAAGCGGCGTGAAGACCCTGTGCCTTATCAATGAAGTATTCAGTACAAGAGGTGTTCATTCCGAGCCACTTTTCTGCACCATATATAAGCAGTAGTTACACATGTGCTAACCAAACATCAGTGGGTAGTAATCATTCGTGCTTTCACGTCCTTTCAAATTAAATATCCTTCTTAAATAATAAGTCTGCACAGAGCTTTGAAAGAAGTTTAGTTTTGTAATATATCATACTTAATATATTACAATACAATATCAACAATGTCTTACAATTTTACAGGTACGCCTACAGGCGAAGGAACGGGTGGTAACTCGTTGACAACAGATTTGAATACACAATTTGACTTGGCCAACATGGGATGGATCGGTGTGGCTTCAGCAGGTGTGTGGATTATGGTCCCAGGTATCGGTTTATTATATTCTGGTTTATCCAGGAAAAAGCATGCTTTATCCTTGCTTTGGGCCTCGATGATGGCTTCCGCCGTGTGTATTTTCCAATGGTTTTTCTGGGGATACTCATTAGCTTTCTCACACAACACTAGAGGTAACGGTTTTATTGGTACCTTGGAATTCTTTGGGTTTCGTAACGTTTTAGGAGCCCCATCTAGTGTCAGTTCTCTTCCCGATATACTGTTTGCCGTTTACCAAGGTATGTTTGCCGCAGTCACCGGTGCCCTAATGCTAGGTGGTGCCTGCGAGAGGGCAAGGTTGTTTCCTATGATGGTGTTCTTGTTTTTATGGATGACTATTGTTTATTGTCCTATTGCATGCTGGGTCTGGAATGCCGAGGGTTGGTTGGTCAAATTGGGTAGCTTGGACTATGCAGGTGGTTTATGTGTCCATTTAACATCTGGACATGGTGGTCTAGTTTACGCTTTGATACTGGGTAAGCGTAATGACCCTGTTACACGTAAAGGGATGCCCAAGTACAAACCACATTCCGTCACCTCGGTGGTTTTAGGCACAGTGTTCTTATGGTTTGGTTGGATGTTCTTTAACGGAGGCTCTGCAGGTAATGCAACTATACGAGCATGGTACTCTATTATGTCCACAAACTTAGCTGCTGCTTGCGGTGGCTTGACATGGATGGTTATCGATTATTTCAGATGCGGAAGAAAGTGGACTACAGTTGGTTTGTGTTCAGGTATCATCGCTGGCCTAGTGGGTATCACCCCAGCCGCCGGGTTCGTGCCAATCTGGTCAGCCGTTGTCATTGGTGTGGTTACTGGTGCAGGATGTAACCTTGCTGTTGACTTAAAGAGTCTATTGCGCATCGATGATGGTCTAGATTGTTACTCTATCCATGGTGTGGGTGGTTGTATTGGTTCTGTATTAACTGGTATCTTTGCTGCAGACTATGTAAATGCCACTGCAGGCTCTTACATTAGTCCAATTGATGGTGGCTGGATCAATCATCACTATAAACAAGTTGGTTATCAATTAGCAGGTATATGCGCTGCACTAGCCTGGACTGTTACTGTCACATCTATCTTGCTTCTAACTATGAATGCcattccatttttaaaaCTAAGATTAAGTGCTGATGAGGAAGAATTAGGTACCGACGCTGCTCAAATTGGTGAATTTACATACGAGGAATCCACTGCTTACATCCCAGAACCAATCAGATCTAAAACATCGGCACAAATGCCACCTCCTCATGAAAACATTGATGATAAGATTGTGGGTAACACAGACGCAGAAAAGAATTCTACGCCTTCCGACGCTTCTTCTACTAAGAACACTGACCATATAGTATAATGATATACTCAAGCAGACTATGATTTTATGTTTAATCTTTATGTAACGCTTcatttaataattttatttttaatatttgatatattttctttttttgataactCCGAATGATGAGGGGAGACGTTAGTATTACTTCTCTTGTCTTATGTTATTATCATAATCGATGACTTTAACTGTGCACACTATAATATACAGCATCTCCAGAGCATGATAGcaagaaattttctttaagaAAGCCTCTATATACCCTATATATGCTGTTAACAGGAAAAGAGCACAAGGTTTATTTTGCTTTGGTTGCAAATTTTCATCGCTTATAGAAGACATATTTTGATGTAAAAACCTTGATATACTTCCTTTTTGCCTTATCTTTCACTGTTTCcatctcttttcttttttttttttttttttttttttttttttttttttttttttgaatcttAAAATTCTCGAAACTGCACTGAAATGGCGCAGGAAACTGACCTCATCGCATGCCAACgaagattgaaaaaaattaacatATAAGGCTTATGAAAGCGACATCTTTTGCAAATGAATAATTGACAAGCAGGCCTGTGTATTTATagttattttgaaataataaCTACCATTAGAActaacaaaagaaaagaaaaaaaaaataatggttTCTGTGGAGTTTTTACAGGAGTTACCAAAATGTGAGCATCACTTGCATTTGGAAGGTACTCTAGAACCTGACCTATTGTTCCCATTAGCTAAAAGAAACGATATAATTCTACCTGAAGGTTTTCCTAAATCGGTCGAGGAATTAAACGAAAAGTATAAGAAGTTTCGTGATCTGCAGGATTTCTTAGATtactattatattggtACTAATGTCTTGATTAGTGAACaagatttctttgatttggCGTGGGCctattttaaaaaagttcaCAAACAAGGCTTGGTCCATGCTGAAGTGTTTTACGACCCTCAGTCACATACATCTAGGGGCATCTCCATAGAAACAGTCACTAAAGGTTTCCAAAGAGCTTGTGACAAAGCCTTCTCTGAATTTGGTATTACATCCAAGCTAATTATGTGTCTGTTAAGACACATTGAACCAGAGGAATGTTTGAAAACTATCGAAGAAGCTACCCCATTTATTAAAGATGGTACTATCTCTGCCTTAGGATTAGATTCTGCTGAGAAACCATTTCCCCCACATTTATTTGTTGAATGTTACGGAAAGGCCGCCTCATTGAATAAAGATTTAAAACTAACTGCACACGCAGGTGAAGAAGGCCCCGCTCAATTCGTCTCGGATGCTTTAGACTTGTTGCAAGTAACAAGAATCGATCACGGTATCAACAGTCAATACGACGAGGAGTTATTGGATAGGTTGTCGCGCGACCAGACCATGCTAACTATTTGTCCTCTCTCCAACGTGAAGCTACAAGTAGTCCAATCCGTTTCAGAGTTACCACTACAAAAGTTTCTTGACAGAGAtgttccattttctttaaattctGATGACCCCGCCTATTTTGGTGGTTATATCTTAGATGTCTACACTCAAGTTTCGAAAGATTTCCCACACTGGGACCATGAAACATGGGGTCGTATCGCTAAGAACGCCATTAAAGGTTCATGGTGTGACgataaaagaaagaacGGTTTGTTAAGTAGAGTGGACGAAGTAGTCACTAAATATTCGCATTAGTACCATTTGCAAGACATTgtataatatttttgttgaaagtCTTTTTCGATTCATAAGCGcttttttgtaaatttaTAACACTATGTGTATGCACAAATTTCATTCGATGTTTTTGATGCTTTTTACATCCCCTTTTGTGTGGGAAAGGATACAATAGAATTCTACAAACTTATTTGAGTGATTATACGAGCATTAGCTGGACCTTTTGTATTTCACGAGATTACAATTCGGGAACTATCAAAGTACACGTTAAAATTCAGCTCGGGTATGTTAAGTACTAGTAATTACCTCTGGTACCTACTGACGTAATTCCCACCCTTGGGACCTTGCGGAAGCGCCTGAGTATTGCTCTTTCTATTTCCGTTGTACCTTTGATTTTCATTGGCTCTATGGGCAGCACCGCTATCTCGTGTATTTCTATAATCTTGCGTTTGAAATTTGTTTCTAATTGTTTCATCCTTCTTGAATCTTTTATTCggcttttcttcattttctgaAGGCGAGTCGCGCTTGTAAGATGAAGCTTGGTAAGGGTTGGCTTTGCTGCTGTCTTTGCCCTCTTGAAATGGCTTTTCAGGAAACCGTAATTGTGAACGTTGTGAACTGTTTTTCTTATACTCTTCACGTAAGCGGTTATCCCTTTGATCAAAACCATCGCCCCTGTCCGGACCTGTGGGTCTAAGTGCCCTACTTCTATCATTATATGTTTTACTTTTACTA from Saccharomyces cerevisiae S288C chromosome XIV, complete sequence encodes:
- a CDS encoding uncharacterized protein (hypothetical protein; expressed at both mRNA and protein levels; partially overlaps THO2/YNL139C); translated protein: MLEAKMVMVVPTIEDQAMIVLHPKILSQSVVMHIKGQNYQLDLVKVKHIMIEVGHLDPQVRTGAMVLIKGITAYVKSIRKTVHNVHNYGFLKSHFKRAKTAAKPTLTKLHLTSATRLQKMKKSRIKDSRRMKQLETNFKRKIIEIHEIAVLPIEPMKIKGTTEIERAILRRFRKVPRVGITSVGTRGNY
- the AAH1 gene encoding adenine deaminase (Adenine deaminase (adenine aminohydrolase); converts adenine to hypoxanthine; involved in purine salvage; transcriptionally regulated by nutrient levels and growth phase; Aah1p degraded upon entry into quiescence via SCF and the proteasome), which codes for MVSVEFLQELPKCEHHLHLEGTLEPDLLFPLAKRNDIILPEGFPKSVEELNEKYKKFRDLQDFLDYYYIGTNVLISEQDFFDLAWAYFKKVHKQGLVHAEVFYDPQSHTSRGISIETVTKGFQRACDKAFSEFGITSKLIMCLLRHIEPEECLKTIEEATPFIKDGTISALGLDSAEKPFPPHLFVECYGKAASLNKDLKLTAHAGEEGPAQFVSDALDLLQVTRIDHGINSQYDEELLDRLSRDQTMLTICPLSNVKLQVVQSVSELPLQKFLDRDVPFSLNSDDPAYFGGYILDVYTQVSKDFPHWDHETWGRIAKNAIKGSWCDDKRKNGLLSRVDEVVTKYSH